In Tenrec ecaudatus isolate mTenEca1 chromosome 4, mTenEca1.hap1, whole genome shotgun sequence, a single window of DNA contains:
- the JRKL gene encoding jerky protein homolog-like, translating into MSGKRKRVVLTIKDKLDIIKKLEDGGSSKQLAVIYGIGETTVRDIRKNKEKIITYASSSDSTSLLAKRKSMKPSMYEELDRAMLEWFNQQRAKGNPISGPICAKRAEFFFYALGMDGDFNPSAGWLTRFKQRHSIREINIRNERLNGDETAVEEFCNSFRNFIEQENLQPEQIYNADETGLFWKCLPSRTSVIRGKCTAAGHRSVEERVTIMCCANATGLHKLKLCVVGKAKKPRSFKSTDTSNLPVSYFSQKGAWMNLSIFRQWFDKIFVPQVREYLRSKGLQEKAVLLLDNSPTHPNENVLRSDDGQIFAKYLPPNVASLIQPSDQGVMATMKRNYRAGLLQNNLEEGNDLKSFWKRLTLLDALYEVAMAWNLVKPVTITRAWKKILPTIEEKEGLDFDEEDISIATVATIVQHTKGLENVTAENIEKWLEVDSTEPGYEVLTDSEIIRRAQGQTDESSENEEEEIELIPEKHINHAAALQWTENLLDYLEQQGDMILPDRLVIRKLRATIRNKQKMTNSNQ; encoded by the coding sequence ATGTCAGGGAAACGGAAGCGTGTGGTGTTGACGATTAAAGATAAACTCGATATAATAAAGAAACTTGAAGACGGAGGTTCTTCCAAGCAACTGGCAGTTATTTATGGAATTGGTGAAACAACAGTTCGGGATATAAGAAAAAACAAGGAAAAGATTATAACGTATGCAAGCAGTTCTGATTCTACAAGCCTTCTGGCCAAGAGAAAATCGATGAAGCCCTCCATGTACGAGGAGCTGGACAGAGCGATGCTGGAATGGTTCAACCAACAGAGAGCAAAAGGGAATCCCATATCTGGCCCGATTTGTGCAAAAAGGGCAGAGTTCTTCTTTTACGCCTTGGGAATGGATGGTGATTTTAATCCTTCCGCTGGTTGGTTAACTCGGTTTAAACAGCGGCACAGCATTAGAGAGATTAACATTAGGAATGAAAGGTTGAATGGAGATGAGACTGCTGTGGAAGAGTTTTGTAACAGCTTTCGAAACTTTATTGAACAAGAAAACTTGCAACCTGAACAAATCTACAATGCAGATGAAACGGGACTCTTTTGGAAGTGTCTGCCTTCCAGAACTTCAGTAATCCGAGGTAAATGCACTGCCGCTGGACACAGATCCGTTGAAGAAAGGGTCACTATCATGTGCTGCGCCAATGCAACAGGTTTACATAAACTTAAGCTTTGTGTTGTGGGCAAAGCAAAGAAACCCCGTTCTTTCAAGTCAACAGACACTTCAAACCTGCCAGTCTCTTATTTCAGCCAAAAAGGTGCATGGATGAATCTCTCCATTTTTCGACAATGGTTTGATAAGATCTTTGTGCCACAAGTTAGAGAATATTTAAGATCCAAAGGCCTACAGGAAAAGGCTGTGCTCTTATTGGATAATTCACCAACACACCCAAATGAAAACGTTCTGAGATCAGATGATGGCCAAATATTTGCTAAATATTTACCACCCAACGTGGCTTCATTGATTCAGCCCTCAGATCAGGGAGTCATGGCAACAATGAAAAGAAACTATCGAGCAGGCCTTCTCCAGAACAACTTGGAAGAAGGTAATGACCTAAAATCATTTTGGAAGAGGCTAACTCTGCTAGATGCgctctatgaagtagcaatggcatGGAACTTGGTAAAACCAGTTACAATTACCAGAGCATGGAAGAAGATTCTCCCCACCATAGAGGAGAAAGAAGGCTTGGACTTTGATGAAGAGGATATTTCAATAGCTACTGTGGCCACCATTGTGCAGCACACCAAAGGATTGGAAAATGTGACTGCTGAGAACATTGAAAAGTGGCTTGAGGTGGACAGTACCGAACCAGGCTATGAAGTGTTAACTGACAGCGAAATCATCAGAAGAGCCCAAGGGCAGACCGATGAATccagtgaaaatgaggaggaggaaATAGAACTGATTCCAGAGAAACACATTAATCATGCAGCTGCTCTTCAATGGACTGAAAATTTACTGGATTATCTAGAACAACAAGGTGATATGATTCTACCTGATAGACTGGTAATACGTAAACTTCGAGCCACCATCAGAAATAAACAGAAGATGACAAACTCAAATCAGTAA